The following coding sequences are from one Malaciobacter pacificus window:
- a CDS encoding transposase has protein sequence MRKYSQEFKDSTVQLIINNNENVKDIAKDLDLNPKTLYAWVTAYKKEHNIPMRNIEIKSTLKESEAEELKRLRKENKILKQERDILKKATAYFAKETL, from the coding sequence ATGAGAAAATATAGTCAAGAGTTTAAAGACTCAACAGTACAATTAATTATTAACAATAATGAAAATGTAAAAGATATAGCAAAAGATTTAGATTTAAATCCAAAAACATTATATGCATGGGTTACTGCATATAAAAAAGAACATAATATTCCAATGAGGAATATTGAAATAAAAAGTACACTCAAAGAGAGTGAAGCTGAAGAGCTTAAACGCTTACGTAAAGAGAATAAGATTTTAAAGCAAGAAAGGGATATATTAAAAAAAGCAACAGCATACTTCGCAAAAGAAACTCTATAA
- a CDS encoding IS3 family transposase, which produces MKYAWIQKHTKSFNINKMCKILKVNRASYYHWVKAGCIVKKVDIQLNELVKSIFVFGRNNYGSRRIQDKLKELYGLIVSRRRISTIMKDLNLKVNIKRRYKNTTDSNHNLPIAPNILNRDFYASNPNEKYVGDITYIPTGEGWLYLATVIDLYSRKVVGWSIDDSMKVSLVNDALDMAIKHRNPPKGLIWHTDRGSQYASYSHKDLLQKYGIIQSMSRKGNCWDNAVAESFFKSLKNELIYQKYFYTKKQAKQEIFEYIEFYYNRTRSHSYLGNLSPVRFEEINLMLQNEIAA; this is translated from the coding sequence ATAAAGTATGCCTGGATACAAAAACATACAAAGAGTTTCAATATCAATAAAATGTGTAAAATTCTAAAAGTAAATAGAGCTTCATATTATCATTGGGTAAAAGCTGGTTGTATTGTAAAAAAAGTAGATATTCAACTTAATGAACTTGTAAAATCTATATTTGTTTTTGGTAGAAATAATTATGGCAGTAGAAGAATTCAAGATAAACTAAAAGAACTCTATGGGCTTATTGTATCAAGAAGACGTATTTCTACTATTATGAAAGATTTGAATCTAAAAGTGAATATTAAAAGAAGATATAAAAATACTACAGATTCAAATCATAATCTACCAATAGCACCAAATATTTTAAATAGAGATTTTTATGCTTCAAATCCTAATGAGAAATATGTTGGTGATATTACTTATATTCCTACTGGAGAGGGATGGTTGTATCTTGCAACTGTAATTGATTTATATTCAAGAAAAGTTGTTGGATGGTCTATTGATGATAGTATGAAAGTATCACTTGTAAATGATGCTTTAGATATGGCAATTAAACATAGAAATCCACCTAAAGGACTTATTTGGCATACAGATCGAGGAAGTCAATATGCTTCTTATAGTCATAAAGATTTATTGCAAAAATATGGAATAATTCAAAGTATGAGTAGGAAAGGAAATTGTTGGGATAATGCAGTAGCAGAGAGTTTTTTTAAATCATTAAAAAATGAGTTAATTTATCAGAAATATTTCTATACTAAAAAACAAGCAAAACAAGAGATTTTTGAGTATATTGAGTTTTATTATAATAGAACAAGATCACATAGTTATCTTGGAAATTTATCACCTGTTAGATTTGAAGAAATCAATTTGATGTTACAAAATGAAATAGCTGCATAG
- a CDS encoding phosphotransferase, whose product MTDTNLYQNIGNDLNLGKLTQINSIQTLWSGYGEIVRLKFESKSVIVKHVKLPNSTNHPRGWNTNLSHQRKINSYKVEVNWYENFSKTIDKNCYVPKGLKTFQTKDEWLIVMEDLETSGFIKTSINANEEQIISCLKWLANFHAKYMQTKSDLLWDIGTYWHLDTRPDELKVLEDKQLKNYAKRLDEVLNSCKYQTIVHGDAKLANFCFSRDDKLCAAVDFQYIGHGCGMKDVIYFISSAIEPESCEQSEEWWSGNLK is encoded by the coding sequence ATGACTGATACTAATCTATATCAAAATATTGGCAATGATTTAAATTTAGGGAAGTTGACACAAATTAATAGTATTCAAACTTTATGGAGTGGATATGGAGAAATTGTTAGATTAAAATTTGAATCTAAAAGTGTTATTGTAAAACATGTAAAACTACCAAATTCTACAAATCACCCAAGAGGTTGGAATACAAACTTATCACATCAAAGAAAAATCAACTCTTATAAAGTAGAAGTAAACTGGTATGAAAACTTTTCTAAAACTATTGATAAAAACTGCTATGTTCCAAAGGGCTTAAAGACCTTTCAAACAAAAGATGAATGGCTAATTGTAATGGAAGATTTAGAAACTAGTGGATTTATAAAAACTTCAATAAATGCAAATGAAGAGCAGATTATCTCTTGTTTAAAATGGCTTGCAAATTTTCATGCAAAATATATGCAAACAAAAAGTGACTTACTTTGGGATATAGGAACTTATTGGCATTTAGATACTAGACCAGATGAGTTAAAAGTCTTAGAAGACAAGCAATTGAAAAATTATGCTAAAAGATTAGATGAGGTTTTAAATAGTTGTAAATATCAAACTATAGTTCATGGAGATGCAAAGTTAGCTAACTTTTGTTTTAGTAGGGATGATAAACTTTGTGCTGCTGTTGATTTTCAATATATTGGACATGGTTGTGGTATGAAAGATGTAATTTATTTTATTAGTAGTGCTATTGAGCCTGAGAGTTGTGAACAAAGTGAAGAGTGGTGGAGTGGTAACTTAAAATAA